The following coding sequences are from one Cervus canadensis isolate Bull #8, Minnesota chromosome 4, ASM1932006v1, whole genome shotgun sequence window:
- the LOC122440469 gene encoding olfactory receptor 7G1-like, which produces MEPRNQTDVSEFFLMRLTEDPELKITFFKLFLSMYLITVLGNLLIILAVISDSHLHTPMYYLLSHLSFTDICLSTTMIPKILVNIQAQSQSITFTGCITQICFVLTFVCWENFLLLVMAYDRYVAICHPLKYTVIMNPCLCVQLILLSLFISIADALLHSLMVLRLSFCTDLEIPLFFCEVVQVIKLACSDTLINNILIYFVASLFAGVPLFGIIFSYIQIVSSILKMSSSGRKYKAFSTCGSHLSVVSLFYGTAFGVYISSAVTDSSRKTAVASLMYTVVTPVMNPFIYSLRNRDMKGALRKLIGRVHSVL; this is translated from the coding sequence ATGGAACCAAGAAACCAAACAGATGTTTCAGAATTCTTTCTCATGAGACTGACAGAAGACCCAGAACTGAAGATCACCTTCTTCAAACTGTTCCTGTCCATGTACCTGATCACTGTCCTGggaaacctgctcatcatcctggctGTCATCTCTGACTCCCAcctgcacacccccatgtactacCTTCTCTCCCATCTCTCCTTTACAGACATCTGTTTAAGCACCACCATGATCCCAAAGATCCTAGTGAACATCCAAGCACAGAGTCAGAGCATCACTTTTACAGGCTGCATCACCCAGATCTGCTTTGTTCTGACTTTTGTCTGTTGGGaaaattttctccttttagtaatggcctatgaccgctatgtggctaTTTGTCACCCACTGAAGTACACAGTCATCATGAACCCTTGCCTCTGTGTTCAGCTGATTCTACTCTCCTTGTTCATCAGCATTGCGGACGCCTTGCTCCACAGTCTGATGGTGTTGCGACTGTCCTTCTGCACAGACCTGGAAATCCCCCTCTTCTTCTGTGAAGTTGTTCAGGTCATCAAACTTGCCTGTTCTGACACCCTCATCAATAACATCCTGATATATTTTGTGGCTAGCTTATTTGCTGGTGTTCCTCTTTTTGGAATCATTTTCTCTTATATTCAAATTGTTTCCTCCATTTTGAAAATGTCATCATCAGGCAGAAAGTATAAAGCTTTTTCTACCTGTGGGTCTCacctctcagttgtgtccttgTTCTATGGGACAGCTTTTGGGGTCTATATTAGTTCTGCAGTTACTGATTCTTCCAGAAAGACTGCAGTGGCTTCGTtgatgtacactgtggtcacTCCCGTGatgaaccccttcatctacagccTGAGAAACAGAGACATGAAGGGAGCTTTGAGGAAACTCATTGGTAGGGTACATTCTGTTCTGTGA
- the LOC122440478 gene encoding olfactory receptor 7G1-like — protein sequence MESRNHTHVSEFLLMRLTEDPELKTIFFSLFLSMYLVTVLGNLLIILAVTCDSHLHTPMYFFLSNLSFTDICLSTTMIPKILVNVQTQNQSITYTGCITQICFVLIFVSCENFLLGAMAYDRYVAICHPLRYTVIMNPHLCAVLILISLSISIVDALLHSLMVLRLSFCTDLEISLFFCEAVQVIKLACSDTLINNIVLYFAVSILGGIPLSGILFFYTQIVSSILRMPSSGRKYKAFSTCGSHLSVVTLFYGTGFGLYICSAISEFSGKTAVTSFTAVTSLMYTAVTPMMNPFIYSLRNRDMKGALRKLIDDILSFL from the exons ATGGAATCCAGAAATCACACACATGTTTCAGAATTCCTTCTCATGAGACTGACAGAGGACCCAGAACTGAAGACCATTTTCTTCAGCCTGTTCCTGTCCATGTACCTGGTCACTGTCCTGggaaacctgctcatcatcctggctGTCACCTgtgactcccacctccacacccccatgtacttcttcctctccaatctGTCCTTTACTGATATCTGTTTAAGCACCACCATGATCCCAAAGATTCTAGTGAATGTCCAGACACAGAATCAGAGCATCACTTACACAGGCTGCATCACCCAGATCTGCTTCGTCCTGATTTTTGTTAGCTGTGAAAATTTCCTCCTTGGAGCAATGGCCTacgaccgctatgtggccatttGTCACCCCCTGAGGTACACTGTCATCATGAACCCCCACCTCTGTGCTGTGCTGATTCTCATCTCATTATCCATCAGCATTGTGGACGCCCTGCTCCACAGTCTGATGGTATTGCGACTGTCCTTCTGCACAGACTTGGAAATCTCCCTCTTCTTCTGCGAAGCTGTTCAGGTCATCAAGCTTGCCTGCTCTGACACCCTCATTAATAATATTGTTCTGTATTTTGCAGTTAGCATATTAGGTGGCATTCCTCTTTCTGGAATCCTTTTCTTTTATACTCaaattgtttcctctattttgaGGATGCCATCATCAGGCAGAAAGTATAAAGCTTTTTCTACCTGTGGGTCTCACCTCTCAGTTGTTACCTTGTTCTATGGAACAGGTTTTGGACTGTATATTTGTTCTGCCATTTCTGAATTCTCTGGGAAAACTGCAGTGacttcatt cactgcaGTGACTTCATTGATGTACACTGCGGTCACTCCCATGATGAACCCCTTCATCTATAGCCTGAGGAACAGAGACATGAAAGGAGCTTTGAGAAAACTCATTGATGacatcctttcttttctctga
- the LOC122440475 gene encoding olfactory receptor 7G1-like, translating to MEPRNHTDVSEFFLMRLSEDPELKTIFFSLFLSMYLVTVLGNLLILLAVISDPHLHTPMYYFLSHLSFTDICLSTTMIPKVLVNIQAQSQSITFTGCITQICFALTFVLWENFLLLVMAYDRYVAICHPLKYTVIMNPCLCVQLILLSLFISIADALLHGLMVLRLSFCTDLEIPLFFCEVVQVIKLACSDTLINNILIYLAAGVFGGIPLVGIIFSYIQIVSSILRMPSSGRKYKAFSTCGSHLSVVSLFYGTAFGVYISSAVTDSSRKIAVASMMYTVVTPMMNPFIYSLRNKDMKGALRKLFGRISLL from the coding sequence ATGGAACCCAGAAACCACACAGATGTTTCAGAATTCTTTCTCATGAGACTGTCAGAGGACCCAGAACTGAAGACCATCTTCTTCAGCCTGTTCCTGTCCATGTACCTGGTCACTGTCCTGGGAAACCTGCTCATCCTCCTGGCTGTCATCTctgacccccacctccacacccccatgtactacTTCCTCTCCCATCTCTCCTTTACAGACATCTGTTTAAGCACCACCATGATCCCAAAGGTCCTGGTGAACATCCAAGCACAGAGTCAGAGCATCACTTTTACAGGCTGCATCACCCAGATCTGCTTTGCCCTGACTTTTGTTTTGTGGGaaaattttctccttttagtaatggcctatgaccgctatgtggctaTTTGTCACCCACTGAAGTACACAGTCATCATGAACCCTTGCCTCTGTGTTCAGCTGATTCTACTCTCCTTGTTCATCAGCATTGCAGACGCCTTGCTCCACGGTCTGATGGTGTTGCGACTGTCCTTCTGCACAGACCTGGAAATCCCCCTCTTCTTCTGTGAAGTTGTTCAGGTCATCAAACTTGCCTGTTCTGACACCCTCATCAATAACATCCTGATATATTTAGCAGCTGGTGTATTTGGTGGCATTCCTCTTGTTGGAATCATTTTCTCTTATATTCAAAttgtttcttccattctgagaatGCCATCATCAGGCAGAAAGTACAAAGCTTTTTCCACTTGTGGGTCTCacctctcagttgtgtccttgTTCTATGGGACAGCTTTTGGGGTGTATATTAGTTCTGCAGTTACTGACTCTTCTAGGAAGATTGCAGTGGCTTCCAtgatgtacactgtggtcacTCCCATGatgaaccccttcatctacagcctgaggaacaaaGACATGAAGGGAGCCTTGAGGAAGCTCTTTGGAAGAATATCTTTACTGTGA
- the LOC122440476 gene encoding olfactory receptor 18-like, whose amino-acid sequence MEPHNRTRVSQFFLLRLSDDPDLQTLLFGLFLSTYLVTVLGNLLLILVVSSDSHLHTPMYFFLSHLSLADIGISTTTVPNMLVNLQTQSKSIPYAGCLAQVTVFSLFACLESLLLTVMAYDRLVAICHPLHYLFIMNPRLCGLLVLVSFSISLLNSQLHYLMMSRLTFCADVEIPHFFCELSQLLNLACSDISTSNILIYFISAILAGVPLSGILYSYIRIISSILRVSSSDGKYKAFSTCGSHLSVVCLFYGAALGVYLSSTVSSSHRKSAVVSVMYTVVTPMLNPFIYSLRNRDIKSALWGIIIRMA is encoded by the coding sequence ATGGAACCACACAATCGTACGCGTGTCTCACAGTTCTTCCTCCTGAGGCTCTCAGATGATCCAGACCTGCAGACCCTCCTCTTTGGACTCTTCCTGTCCACGTACCTGGTCACTGTGCTCGGGAACCTGCTCCTCATCCTGGTTGTCAGTTCTGATtctcacctccacacccccatgtacttcttcctgtcCCATCTGTCCTTGGCTGACATTGGTATAAGCACCACGACTGTTCCCAACATGCTAGTGAACCTCCAAACACAGAGCAAATCCATCCCTTACGCAGGATGCCTAGCTCAGGTGAccgtcttttctctttttgcatgTTTGGAGAGTCTCCTTCTGacagtgatggcctatgaccggttGGTGGCCATCTGTCACCCTCTGCACTACCTGTTCATCATGAACCCCCGCCTCTGCGGCTTGTTGGTCCTGGTGTCATTCTCCATCAGCCTTTTGAACTCTCAGCTTCACTACTTGATGATGTCAAGGCTTACCTTCTGTGCAGATGTGGAAATCCCTCATTTCTTTTGTGAGCTTTCTCAACTTCTCAACCTTGCCTGTTCTGACATCTCCACCAGTAACATATTAATCTATTTCATTAGTGCCATCTTGGCTGGAGTTCCACTCTCGGGGATACTTTACTCTTATATTAGGATTATATCCTCCATTCTGAGAGTCTCCTCATCAGATGGGAAGTacaaagccttctccacctgtggttCTCATCTGTcagttgtttgcttattttatggAGCAGCCCTTGGGGTATATCTCAGCTCCACTGTCTCTTCTTCCCACAGGAAGAGTGCAGTGGTCTCGgtgatgtacactgtggtcacccctatgctgaaccccttcatctacagtcTAAGGAACAGGGACATCAAGAGTGCCCTATGGGGGATTATCATCAGAATGGCCTAA